The DNA sequence GCCACCACCGCGACCCGCTCGGGCAGCGGCCAGTCCGTCGTCCCGGCCAGGTCCGCGAGCGACTGCGGCGTCGGCGGCTGCTCGGCCAGCACCAGCTTGAGCAGTTGCCGCCGCCTGCGCTCCAGCGCGCCGCTGGCGTTGGCCCGCGCCTCCGAGTAGCCCTCGATGGCCACCCGGCACAGCTCGTCCACCCACGCGAAGATCGCGTCGGCGACCACGAACAGCGTGTCGGTGGCCACGCCCATCGCGCGGCCGTGCTCGCTCAGGTGCCGCCACACGACCCGGGCACCGACCCGCACCGCGGTCTGCAGGGAGTCCATCGTGCGGCCTTCGAGGTACTCCATGCGCCCGCTGTAGCGCAGCACGGCCTGCCAGTCGGTCTGCGCCGCGTCCGGGTTGGCGATGTTGTCGAAGCACTTCACGATCGCCATCTCGACCGCGCCCACGAGCACCTCGCGGAACTTGCCCTCCAGCGGCTGCGCGTACGCGGGCACCGCCCGGCGGATCTCCCGGATCACGTCGCGCACCATGGCGCCGGACAGCGGCGCCATCTTCTCCGCCAGCTCGCCGGGGATGCTGGACCAGAGCTGGCGCGCCGCGCTGTACTCGCCGCGCTCGGCCCTCGGGGCCGTCCGCTGCCGCACCAACCCGCCGTTGAGTGGGATCGTCATGCCGCCTCCGCCTGGCGAAGCACCGCCGGTGGGACTTCGCCCGGCTGACCGTAAAAGCACTCGTGTTGGCGTGTCAAATATTCTTCCGGGCACCTGGATGCATTCACTCTATCGAGTGATCCGACACGTTGTAGCGGCATTACAATTTTTGTTCCGAAAACACGCACGGGGATGACAACTCGGTCGTGCGGCCTGGACTCGCCGGTCGCGATTAATGCAGTGTGCATTGTCCTTGTCACATTTACCGGGAGGTGCTGGTTTGCGAAAAATCTTCTCGTTATCGGCGGTCGGGGTGGTGCTGGCCGCCGCCGTCACGGCGCTCGGGCCCTCGGCGGCGGCCAACGACTCGTTCTACGTGCCGCCCAGCCCGCTGCCCGCCGGCGCGCCCGGCGACCTCATCCGCTACCGGGCGTCGCAGGCGGGCGCGCTGGGCTCGACCGTGCGGGCGTGGCAGGTCATGTACCGGTCGACCGACGCGCTGGGGCAGCCCAACGCGGTGACCGGCACGGTGCTCGTGCCGGGCTCGGTCGACCCGGGCACCGCGCCGGTGGTCGCGTTCGCCGTGGGCACGCACGGTCCGGCGTTCCGGTGCGCGCCCTCGGAGATGGTGCGCATCGGCGCCCTGTACGAGCAGCCCGCGGTCAACGACCTGCTGCGGGCCGGCTACGCCGTGGCCATCACCGACTACGAGGGCTACCGGCCCGATCCGCGGACCACGTACGTCACCGGCCGGTCCGAGGGGCACGCGGTGATCGACGTGGTCCGCGCCGCGCAACGGCTGCCGGAGGCACGGCTGTCGCGTGACGCGAAGGTCGTGTTCCGCGGCTACTCGCAGGGCGGTGGCGCGGCGATGTGGGCGGGCCAGTCGCAGCCGCGGTACGCGCCGGAGCTGAACCTCGTGGGCGTGGTCGGCGGCGGTGTGCCCGCGGACCTGGTGCAGGTCGCCCTGCCGCTGGACGGCCGCAAGGGCTTCGGCCTGCTCGCGTACTCGCTGATCGGGCTGGACAACGCCTACCCCGAGCTGGACCTGGAGGACTACCTCAACGACGCGGGCCGGGCCGAGTTCGCCCGCATGCGGCGCGAGGCGTGCACGCTGGAGCTCCTGGTCGACTACCGGGGCCGCCGGCTGGCCGACTACACGACGTCCAGCCCGGTGCTCACGCCGCCGTGGCTCGCCCGGGTGGCGGAGAACAAGCTCGGCGGCACGGCGATCCGCGTGCCGGTGCACGCCTACCACGCCACCGGGGACGACCTGGTGGACTTCGCACAGGCCAAGGCGTTGCGCGACGCGTACTGCGGGCTGGGCGTGCGGGTCGACTGGCGCACCTACGCCACCGACCACATCACCGCCGTGCACACGGGCAGCGCGGCGGCGCAGGCGTTCACGGCGGACCGGATCGCGGGCCGTCCGGCGACGTCGAACTGCTGAGGCCCGCCGGCAGCAGGAGACCGCCGCGGTCGGACGCGGCGGTCTCCGGTTGCTCCGGTGGTGTCCGGGGTGGTCGGCCGGCTACGCGGTCTTCGCGGTGAGCGTCAGGTCGATCGTGTTGCCCGGACCAGCGGCGAAACCGCTGACCAGGTCGTTGAGCGGACCGCAGCCGGTCAGCGCCGGGATCTCGTACGTGCCGGCCAGCTTGCCGCCCGTGAGCGGGTCGAAGCCCGGCGCCGAGGTCAGGGCGATGTCCGCGGGCGTGCCGGTCCGGCAGTTCGGGTCGTTGCTGATCGGGATGCCGAACGCGGTGACCGACGGCAGCTTGATGGTGACCTTCGAGCTCGACCTCACCGCGCCGGCGGTGAGCGTGCCGGTGGTCTTGCCCTCCGGCACGAACTCGATCCTCGACTCCACCGGCACGAACCCGAACAGGCGGAACCTGCCCGAGGTCGGCGGCAGCACCAGGTCGCCGGTGAACCGGCCGGTGGCCAGCTCCAGGTCGGCGTTCAGGCTGCCGGGGCCGAGCGCGACCGGGCCGCCCAGCTTCTTGATCGTCGAGGTGCCGTCGAGCGAGTAGGCGTACTTGATGCCGCCGGGCGGCCGGGTGGTCGTCGTGGTCGTGGGCACGGTCGT is a window from the Saccharothrix saharensis genome containing:
- a CDS encoding PucR family transcriptional regulator, with product MTIPLNGGLVRQRTAPRAERGEYSAARQLWSSIPGELAEKMAPLSGAMVRDVIREIRRAVPAYAQPLEGKFREVLVGAVEMAIVKCFDNIANPDAAQTDWQAVLRYSGRMEYLEGRTMDSLQTAVRVGARVVWRHLSEHGRAMGVATDTLFVVADAIFAWVDELCRVAIEGYSEARANASGALERRRRQLLKLVLAEQPPTPQSLADLAGTTDWPLPERVAVVALEYREDQHQLPSVTLGRDVLVDLESSTPCLVVANPAGRLRPELRGRRAAVGPTVPLAQARQSLACARRALGLVRRGLLPAAPVTWCDDHLATLALLSDEFLVGQLSGRALAAFAGLTVKQRERLETTLLAWLETRGGVGEIAARLDVHPQTVRYRMHQLEELLGDRLADPDERLTLEIALRARRLLSRARDVQQVPRAGTPAKRASNQANASG
- a CDS encoding lipase family protein, with the protein product MQCALSLSHLPGGAGLRKIFSLSAVGVVLAAAVTALGPSAAANDSFYVPPSPLPAGAPGDLIRYRASQAGALGSTVRAWQVMYRSTDALGQPNAVTGTVLVPGSVDPGTAPVVAFAVGTHGPAFRCAPSEMVRIGALYEQPAVNDLLRAGYAVAITDYEGYRPDPRTTYVTGRSEGHAVIDVVRAAQRLPEARLSRDAKVVFRGYSQGGGAAMWAGQSQPRYAPELNLVGVVGGGVPADLVQVALPLDGRKGFGLLAYSLIGLDNAYPELDLEDYLNDAGRAEFARMRREACTLELLVDYRGRRLADYTTSSPVLTPPWLARVAENKLGGTAIRVPVHAYHATGDDLVDFAQAKALRDAYCGLGVRVDWRTYATDHITAVHTGSAAAQAFTADRIAGRPATSNC